In Nicotiana tabacum cultivar K326 chromosome 2, ASM71507v2, whole genome shotgun sequence, the following proteins share a genomic window:
- the LOC107763367 gene encoding ras-related protein RABA2a-like, producing the protein MARRPDEEYDYLFKIVLIGDSGVGKSNLLSRFTRNEFCLESKSTIGVEFATRTLQVEGRIIKSQIWDTAGQERYRAITSAYYRGALGALLVYDVTKPMSFENVSRWLKELRDHADSNIVIMLIGNKTDLKHLRAVPTEDAQGYAEREGLSFIETSALEATNVEKAFQMNLSEIYRIISKKSLSSGEDPAPANIKEGKTLVVGAEEINTKKACCSS; encoded by the exons ATGGCGAGGAGACCGGACGAGGAGTACGATTACTTGTTCAAGATAGTGTTAATCGGAGATTCAGGAGTAGGCAAATCCAACTTACTCTCCAGATTCACTAGAAATGAGTTTTGCTTGGAGTCCAAATCTACTATCGGCGTTGAGTTCGCCACTCGTACTCTCCAG GTTGAGGGAAGGATCATTAAGTCTCAGATCTGGGACACCGCTGGACAGGAGAGATATAGAGCCATTACAAGTGCTTACTATAGGGGTGCACTTGGAGCTCTTCTGGTATACGATGTGACAAAACCTATGTCCTTTGAAAATGTCAGCCGATGGTTAAAGGAACTGAGGGATCATGCAgactccaacattgtgattatgCTCATTGGAAACAAGACTGATCTGAAGCATCTCCGAGCAGTTCCtacagaggatgctcagggataCGCTGAAAGAGAAGGGCTTTCTTTCATTGAAACATCTGCTTTGGAGGCAACGAACGTAGAAAAAGCTTTCCAGATGAATCTTTCAGAAATCTATCGGATAATCAGTAAGAAGTCGCTCTCTTCAGGAGAGGACCCAGCACCTGCTAACATTAAAGAAGGGAAGACTCTTGTTGTTGGAGCAGAGGAGATAAACACCAAGAAAGCATGTTGCTCTTCTTAA